A DNA window from Longimicrobium sp. contains the following coding sequences:
- a CDS encoding protein-methionine-sulfoxide reductase heme-binding subunit MsrQ, with protein sequence MAHPAPWQLRAARWIRPAAWAGGLVPLALIVAAGFTGGLGAEPIEEVTHRTGFATLLMLMLTLAISPVRRWTGWNWLAPARRTLGLCAFLYVCLHLAIYLVDQGFSLGFIVEDVVKHPYVTVGFAAFLLLVPLALTSTKASIRRLGKRWQKLHRLVYLAAGLGVLHFLWLVKKDLRDPLIFAAVFAALMLARLAPRLVAARRRPAPRETRGPVHP encoded by the coding sequence GTGGCCCATCCCGCGCCCTGGCAGCTGCGCGCCGCGCGCTGGATTCGCCCGGCGGCGTGGGCGGGCGGGCTGGTGCCGCTGGCGCTGATCGTGGCCGCGGGGTTCACGGGCGGCCTGGGCGCCGAGCCCATCGAAGAGGTCACCCACCGCACCGGCTTCGCGACCCTGCTGATGCTGATGCTGACGCTGGCCATCTCCCCCGTCCGCCGCTGGACGGGGTGGAACTGGCTGGCCCCGGCGCGGCGGACGCTGGGATTGTGCGCCTTCCTGTACGTCTGCCTTCACCTCGCCATCTACCTGGTGGACCAGGGCTTCTCCCTCGGCTTCATCGTCGAGGACGTGGTGAAGCACCCGTACGTGACGGTGGGCTTCGCGGCGTTCCTGCTGCTGGTGCCCCTGGCGCTCACGTCGACGAAGGCGTCCATCCGCCGGCTGGGAAAGAGGTGGCAGAAACTCCACCGACTGGTGTATCTTGCTGCGGGGCTCGGCGTGCTGCACTTCCTGTGGCTGGTAAAGAAGGACCTGCGCGACCCGCTGATCTTCGCCGCCGTGTTCGCCGCGCTGATGCTGGCGCGGCTGGCGCCCCGGCTCGTGGCGGCCCGCCGCCGCCCGGCGCCCCGCGAAACACGCGGCCCCGTTCATCCGTAG
- the msrP gene encoding protein-methionine-sulfoxide reductase catalytic subunit MsrP: MLIRKPEIPSSEITPEATYLNRRQFFGAAAGALAASALPTSLAACTMSDAEAAQRDEPNSFEDITSYNNFYEFGTDKSDPARLAPRTLRTRPWTVEIGGLCDRPGRYAFDDLVRPHQKVDRTYRLRCVEAWSMVIPWRGIPLRDVIARARPRPGARFVEFTTLLDPAQMPGQRRSVLDWPYVEGLRLDEAMHPLTLLATGLYGRDLPAQNGAPLRLVVPWKYGFKSIKSIVRIRFTERMPATSWARSAPTEYGFYANVNPAVDHPRWTQARERRIGEWRKRATLPFNGYPEVASLYRGMDLRRNF; the protein is encoded by the coding sequence ATGCTCATCCGAAAGCCCGAGATCCCGTCGTCCGAGATCACTCCGGAAGCGACGTACCTGAACCGCCGCCAGTTCTTCGGCGCGGCGGCGGGGGCGCTGGCCGCGAGCGCGCTTCCCACGTCGCTGGCCGCGTGCACCATGAGCGACGCGGAGGCGGCGCAGCGCGACGAGCCCAACTCGTTCGAAGACATCACCTCGTACAACAACTTCTACGAGTTCGGCACCGACAAGAGCGACCCGGCGCGCCTGGCCCCGCGCACGCTGCGCACCCGCCCGTGGACGGTGGAGATCGGCGGCCTGTGCGACCGGCCCGGGCGCTACGCCTTCGACGACCTGGTTCGCCCGCACCAGAAGGTAGACCGCACCTACCGGCTGCGCTGCGTGGAGGCGTGGTCGATGGTCATCCCCTGGCGCGGCATTCCGCTGCGGGACGTGATCGCCCGCGCCCGGCCCCGCCCCGGCGCGCGCTTCGTGGAGTTCACCACCCTGCTGGACCCGGCGCAGATGCCCGGGCAGCGGCGGAGCGTGCTGGACTGGCCGTACGTGGAGGGGCTGCGGCTGGACGAGGCCATGCATCCCCTGACGCTGCTGGCGACGGGGCTGTACGGCCGCGACCTGCCGGCGCAGAACGGCGCGCCGCTGCGGCTGGTGGTGCCGTGGAAGTACGGCTTCAAGTCCATCAAGTCCATCGTACGCATCCGCTTCACCGAGCGGATGCCCGCCACCAGCTGGGCCCGCTCGGCGCCCACCGAGTACGGGTTCTACGCCAACGTGAACCCGGCGGTGGACCATCCCCGGTGGACGCAGGCCCGCGAGCGGCGGATCGGCGAGTGGCGCAAGCGGGCCACGCTCCCCTTCAACGGCTACCCCGAGGTCGCCAGCCTGTACCGCGGGATGGACCTGCGGCGCAACTTCTAG